In a genomic window of Zestosphaera sp.:
- a CDS encoding pyridoxal phosphate-dependent aminotransferase — MRKPTLDYNVVLDELSGEKAFQYISRARELASKGFDVISFGVGQPDVPTPQFLVDEGKKALDERFTGYTETEGIKELRDTVAEYLNTRYGSDVKPEEVVITIGTKGAAYLAMAAYVRPGDEIIVTDPTYPVYSELPKFLNARPVYAPLRWLGEESGFSLDVDLIHELITSKTKGIAIVNPHNPTGAVFSSKEIEEIMDLARDYNLLVIADEIYDNFLYEDADFKSFMSFPDWRDHVLYCNGFSKTFSMTGWRLGYLVARREVTKALTKLAVNTWSCPPSIAQKVGIKALKSDWSSVQEMVSLFDRRRKTICRELRQVKGFEVWCGKGAFYLFPRISKILEATGLDVETFVTNLMEKKHVVVLPGTAFPKEFGKDFIRFSYAVSEERIVEGVKRIREFIEEITLS, encoded by the coding sequence GTGAGAAAGCCTACCCTCGATTATAATGTAGTCTTGGACGAATTGTCTGGAGAGAAGGCTTTCCAGTACATCTCGCGTGCCCGTGAGTTAGCATCTAAAGGTTTTGACGTGATATCTTTTGGGGTTGGTCAGCCAGACGTACCTACACCTCAGTTCTTAGTAGATGAGGGTAAGAAAGCTCTTGACGAGAGGTTCACAGGATATACGGAGACAGAAGGCATTAAGGAGTTGAGAGACACGGTGGCAGAATACCTCAACACGCGTTATGGAAGTGACGTAAAACCTGAAGAAGTCGTGATAACTATAGGTACTAAGGGTGCGGCATACTTGGCTATGGCTGCTTACGTGAGACCTGGCGATGAAATCATTGTGACAGACCCTACTTACCCTGTTTATTCTGAATTGCCTAAGTTCCTCAACGCTAGGCCTGTTTACGCCCCATTAAGGTGGTTAGGTGAGGAGTCTGGGTTCTCTCTAGACGTGGACTTGATACATGAGCTGATAACGAGCAAGACTAAAGGCATAGCTATAGTTAACCCGCACAATCCTACTGGAGCAGTCTTTAGTAGTAAGGAGATCGAGGAAATCATGGACTTAGCTAGAGACTATAACTTACTCGTGATAGCTGACGAAATATACGATAACTTCCTCTACGAAGACGCTGACTTCAAGTCTTTCATGAGCTTCCCTGATTGGAGAGACCACGTACTCTACTGTAACGGGTTTTCCAAGACTTTCTCGATGACTGGGTGGAGGCTGGGTTACCTAGTTGCTAGGCGGGAAGTCACTAAAGCACTAACTAAGCTAGCAGTGAATACTTGGTCTTGTCCCCCCTCAATAGCTCAGAAAGTCGGTATTAAGGCTTTAAAAAGTGACTGGAGCTCCGTTCAGGAAATGGTGTCGTTATTTGATAGAAGGAGGAAGACCATATGTAGAGAGTTAAGGCAAGTTAAAGGATTTGAAGTGTGGTGTGGTAAGGGGGCTTTCTACCTATTTCCGAGAATCTCGAAAATCTTGGAAGCTACTGGATTAGACGTAGAGACTTTCGTGACTAACTTAATGGAGAAAAAACACGTTGTAGTGCTTCCTGGAACAGCTTTCCCTAAAGAATTCGGCAAAGATTTTATTAGGTTTAGTTATGCGGTAAGCGAAGAGAGGATAGTAGAGGGAGTTAAAAGAATACGTGAGTTCATAGAAGAAATAACTTTAAGTTAA
- a CDS encoding ribbon-helix-helix domain-containing protein, with the protein MKTVTVRLPEELIECIDIYSLRSGKNRSEIIRDALNHYINPNNKNKSRRSRPRKVCLY; encoded by the coding sequence ATGAAGACTGTTACCGTCAGGCTACCTGAAGAATTGATTGAGTGCATAGACATCTACTCTCTAAGGAGTGGTAAAAATAGGTCTGAAATTATAAGAGACGCTCTAAATCACTACATAAACCCTAACAACAAAAACAAAAGTAGGAGGTCTAGACCAAGAAAAGTCTGCCTATACTAG
- a CDS encoding DUF711 family protein — MIIRALTLMYDEVQDLNELRKDLELSEKALAGIGFTPWTVRVTLPNEVSQDVIKKLCGSRYLFSAYHSRVSDVSRESLRKILECSNAFATLLISSSDEIPKASELLVSIVSELGADAATRLGFTIGDYVETPYYPLSTSRRYGASVALRYVNDFLRSLRAHKTLENAYSEVGESLKRLDKILDSAFKNIGIPYLGIDVSLSPWMDESVVPIIEHLSGVPFPNAGSAWGIKKLNNLLQELSREVKSIGFNEVMLPVGEDNNLMKLVREGSLRLPHLTFLTAYCLVGVDMVALPGGVETVEHVLKDVLAAYEVKKKPVGVRVIPSFDNKEVHIDRFGTIPVIST, encoded by the coding sequence TTGATAATACGTGCCTTAACCTTAATGTATGACGAGGTTCAAGACTTGAACGAGTTAAGAAAAGACCTAGAATTGAGTGAGAAAGCTTTAGCTGGTATTGGCTTTACTCCATGGACTGTCAGAGTTACGTTGCCTAACGAGGTCTCTCAAGACGTGATTAAGAAGTTGTGTGGTAGTAGGTACTTGTTCTCTGCATATCATTCTAGAGTTAGTGACGTGAGTAGGGAGTCTTTAAGAAAGATCTTGGAATGTAGTAACGCGTTCGCGACCCTCCTAATCTCAAGCTCCGACGAAATACCTAAAGCTTCAGAACTACTCGTGAGTATAGTTAGCGAGTTAGGCGCTGACGCAGCTACTAGACTAGGCTTCACCATAGGTGATTACGTAGAAACTCCCTACTACCCTCTCTCAACTTCTAGGAGGTATGGAGCTTCTGTCGCTTTGAGGTACGTGAACGACTTCCTGAGATCTCTTAGAGCGCACAAGACTCTTGAGAATGCTTACAGTGAAGTAGGTGAGAGTCTTAAGAGATTAGACAAGATACTGGATTCTGCGTTTAAGAATATTGGGATACCGTATTTAGGAATAGACGTTTCTCTTTCTCCCTGGATGGATGAGTCCGTAGTACCAATAATAGAACACTTAAGCGGCGTTCCTTTCCCTAACGCCGGCAGTGCTTGGGGGATAAAGAAATTGAATAATTTGCTTCAGGAACTAAGCAGAGAAGTTAAGTCTATAGGGTTTAACGAAGTAATGCTGCCTGTAGGAGAAGATAACAACCTCATGAAGTTAGTTAGGGAGGGCTCTCTAAGATTGCCTCATTTAACGTTCTTGACTGCTTACTGCCTAGTAGGAGTTGACATGGTAGCTTTGCCAGGAGGTGTAGAAACAGTTGAGCACGTCTTGAAGGACGTGCTAGCAGCGTACGAGGTGAAGAAAAAACCTGTTGGTGTTAGGGTTATACCGTCCTTCGATAATAAGGAAGTACACATAGATAGGTTCGGCACCATACCAGTCATTTCAACGTGA
- the pyrH gene encoding UMP kinase: MNRVVIKLTGKLFSPENVKVLMEIADIIIEHKKRGLKLAVVVGGGETARKYISMASEAGVSLGWQDILGINASRVNAVLFSALLGDYAYYPIPTRIEEFIHAWNLDKIAVGGGLQPGQSNNAVAASLAELLNAELLINATTVDGVYDRDPRIDPNARILKELTIKELKNVLSQSYAPGKYELLDPIAISIIERAKLNIVFINAFKPYMLKSVLSGEKTYGSWVIP, from the coding sequence TTGAATAGAGTAGTGATTAAACTAACTGGAAAGCTGTTCAGTCCGGAAAACGTTAAAGTCCTGATGGAGATCGCCGACATAATAATAGAGCACAAGAAAAGAGGTCTGAAGTTAGCAGTTGTCGTCGGCGGGGGTGAGACAGCGAGAAAGTACATAAGTATGGCTTCAGAAGCCGGCGTCTCTCTAGGCTGGCAAGACATTCTAGGAATAAATGCTTCCAGAGTTAACGCAGTATTATTCTCCGCGTTGCTCGGCGACTACGCATACTACCCAATACCGACAAGAATAGAAGAATTCATTCACGCATGGAACTTAGACAAGATAGCTGTTGGGGGAGGCCTGCAACCAGGACAATCTAATAACGCAGTAGCCGCCTCACTAGCCGAGCTACTTAACGCAGAACTACTCATCAACGCCACCACAGTCGACGGAGTCTACGACAGAGACCCTAGAATAGACCCCAACGCAAGAATACTTAAGGAACTGACTATAAAGGAATTAAAGAACGTCTTATCACAGTCTTACGCGCCAGGAAAATACGAATTACTAGACCCAATAGCTATCTCGATAATCGAGAGAGCAAAACTAAACATTGTATTCATAAACGCCTTCAAGCCCTACATGCTTAAATCCGTCTTATCTGGTGAGAAGACTTACGGCTCTTGGGTCATTCCATGA
- a CDS encoding D-aminoacyl-tRNA deacylase, with protein sequence MLKPREDSSEESLVGIVYSVGDPAGKGIASFIRRILKSRGIQVAGSVESWFLEELNALLVGFEEDVIYFDFLDNALPSVSFYVILSRHKASSGIKSLTVHHTGNPTSSADVGGRPKELSIANPVFSYLTLRNLSKLAASELRDFEVVYEVTHHGPTSLQKPLTFVEIGSSETEWSYKKAHEIVGESVLNALRELKSPVDCTPTVGFGGPHYAEGFTKRALKYRECYGHIISRYAIREIQNKEELKYVAREAASRSKPAPAKAVLSRKIGSEPRSAVVEELKSLSLPYEIID encoded by the coding sequence ATGCTTAAGCCGCGGGAGGACAGCTCTGAAGAGAGTCTTGTTGGTATAGTGTATAGTGTTGGAGACCCTGCTGGTAAGGGTATAGCGAGCTTTATCCGAAGAATTCTTAAGAGTAGGGGAATTCAGGTAGCTGGTAGCGTGGAGTCCTGGTTTCTTGAAGAACTCAATGCTTTGCTAGTCGGTTTCGAGGAAGACGTTATTTACTTTGACTTCCTAGATAATGCATTACCTAGCGTTAGCTTCTACGTAATCTTGTCACGCCATAAAGCTAGTTCAGGCATTAAGTCATTGACAGTACACCATACTGGCAACCCAACCTCATCAGCTGACGTGGGGGGTAGACCGAAAGAACTCTCGATAGCTAACCCCGTCTTCTCATACCTTACTCTAAGAAACCTGAGCAAGTTAGCAGCAAGCGAGCTCAGAGACTTTGAAGTTGTTTATGAGGTAACACATCACGGACCTACTAGTCTCCAGAAACCACTTACTTTCGTCGAGATAGGGTCTTCAGAAACAGAGTGGTCTTACAAGAAAGCTCACGAGATAGTCGGTGAGTCCGTGTTGAACGCGTTAAGAGAACTCAAGTCTCCAGTTGACTGCACGCCTACCGTAGGCTTCGGAGGACCACACTACGCTGAGGGATTCACTAAGAGAGCTTTAAAATATAGAGAGTGTTACGGACACATAATATCTAGGTACGCGATCAGAGAGATTCAAAATAAAGAAGAACTTAAGTATGTCGCTAGAGAAGCCGCTTCAAGAAGTAAGCCCGCACCAGCCAAGGCAGTCTTATCAAGAAAGATAGGTTCTGAGCCCAGGTCTGCAGTAGTTGAGGAACTGAAATCATTGAGTCTCCCTTACGAGATAATCGACTAA
- a CDS encoding branched-chain amino acid transaminase, whose product MVGKPVSFSKWPEYVWLNNSIVRWSEASVHVFSYGLHYGVGVFEGVRGYYDDGLIKVFRLEDHMRRFHKSAKILYMSIPYSVESLVKATAELIRANKFKSDIYVRPVAFRGLGDFSLKSLNPVEVAIIALEFGKYLKPSGVKCMISSWRKPSADSIPVLAKATGLYLLYHLASVEAHKNGYDEAILLDSEGYVAEGSGENIFIVKNGELVTPPTYDAILEGITRDTVIKLASEVLGIRVVERRIRREELYASDEAFFTGTAAEITPIIEVDGRLIGNGEAGDITRKLVNLYREVVLGKISKYRHWITEV is encoded by the coding sequence ATGGTGGGGAAGCCTGTCAGCTTTAGTAAGTGGCCGGAGTACGTGTGGTTAAATAACTCGATCGTTAGGTGGAGTGAGGCTAGTGTTCACGTGTTTTCTTACGGGTTACATTATGGTGTGGGAGTTTTTGAGGGTGTGAGAGGTTATTACGATGACGGTCTCATCAAGGTCTTCAGACTTGAAGATCATATGAGGAGATTTCATAAGTCTGCTAAGATACTCTACATGAGTATCCCGTACTCAGTTGAGAGTCTAGTTAAGGCGACGGCAGAGCTAATCAGAGCTAATAAGTTTAAGTCAGACATATACGTAAGGCCTGTAGCGTTCAGGGGTTTAGGTGACTTCAGCTTAAAATCTCTGAATCCTGTAGAAGTAGCGATTATAGCTTTAGAGTTTGGAAAGTATCTCAAGCCTTCAGGCGTTAAGTGTATGATCTCTTCTTGGAGGAAGCCCTCGGCCGACTCAATCCCTGTGTTAGCTAAGGCTACCGGACTCTACCTACTCTACCACCTAGCTTCCGTCGAGGCTCATAAGAACGGATACGACGAAGCTATCCTGCTAGACAGTGAAGGCTATGTAGCTGAGGGTTCAGGTGAGAACATATTCATAGTCAAGAACGGTGAACTCGTAACACCACCTACGTACGACGCCATCCTAGAAGGAATAACTAGAGACACAGTCATAAAGCTGGCTAGTGAAGTTCTGGGGATAAGGGTCGTGGAGCGTAGAATTAGGAGAGAAGAACTATACGCGAGTGACGAGGCATTCTTTACTGGAACAGCAGCAGAAATAACACCGATAATAGAAGTTGACGGTAGACTCATAGGCAATGGAGAAGCAGGAGACATAACAAGAAAGCTAGTGAATCTGTATAGGGAAGTCGTACTAGGCAAGATAAGCAAGTACAGACACTGGATTACGGAAGTATAG
- the gapN gene encoding NADP-dependent glyceraldehyde-3-phosphate dehydrogenase — protein MYELRDKLFSDIVVRVDGVYHFKTFVAGWVTSDDYIEVRSPIDMSVIGRVPKLRWEVVDKALDIVYEVGRWRVRDIPGWARLDLLERLAGLIEQHKEDLVETLIINAGKTRSQALGEVNASVDRLRRADLDARKIYGDYMPGDWDQTTTETEAIVRREPFGVVLAIVPFNYPLFDTVNKFAYSFVAGNAILVKPSSLDPLPVLLFAKLAEEAGVPKEAFAVLTIPGQESDKLVSDWRISVVSFTGSSKTGKSVLSKAGIKQFIMELGGGDPAIVLEDADIDLAAERIALGIYSYAGQRCDAVKLILAEESVYGELKKRVAANLAKVVVGDPRDEKTVMGPLIEPKAVEEMLEAVKEAVERGGKVVYGGRRLGLTYVEPTLVEFHDKDTLKELRLFKEEIFAPVALITSFKELDEAIRIANSRRYGLDAAVFSYNIDKIRKLIRFLEFGAIYVNDMPRHGVGYYPFGGLKESGLGREGIGYSVEYVTTYKTIIYNYRGRGVWRYVT, from the coding sequence ATCTATGAGTTAAGGGATAAGCTATTCTCAGATATTGTTGTGAGGGTAGATGGGGTCTATCACTTTAAGACATTCGTAGCTGGTTGGGTTACCTCAGATGATTACATAGAAGTCAGGAGTCCTATAGATATGTCGGTTATCGGGAGGGTGCCTAAGTTGCGGTGGGAGGTAGTTGATAAGGCTCTTGACATTGTTTATGAGGTCGGTAGGTGGAGAGTTAGAGATATTCCTGGCTGGGCTAGACTTGACCTGCTGGAGAGGCTAGCAGGCTTGATAGAGCAACATAAAGAAGACCTTGTGGAGACTCTCATAATCAATGCTGGCAAGACTCGCTCGCAGGCTCTAGGCGAAGTTAACGCGTCTGTTGATAGACTTAGGAGAGCTGACCTAGACGCTAGGAAAATATACGGTGATTACATGCCTGGAGACTGGGACCAGACAACTACCGAGACTGAAGCCATAGTCAGGAGAGAGCCTTTCGGGGTCGTATTAGCTATCGTGCCATTTAACTACCCTCTATTCGATACCGTGAATAAGTTTGCGTATAGTTTCGTAGCCGGCAACGCGATACTAGTGAAGCCCTCGTCACTCGACCCACTGCCTGTATTGCTGTTTGCTAAGCTTGCTGAGGAGGCCGGCGTTCCTAAGGAAGCGTTCGCGGTCCTCACGATCCCGGGCCAGGAGAGTGACAAGCTCGTGTCTGACTGGAGAATTAGTGTGGTGAGTTTCACAGGCAGTAGCAAGACAGGTAAGAGCGTTTTGTCGAAGGCGGGCATAAAGCAGTTCATAATGGAGCTAGGTGGTGGAGACCCAGCTATAGTTCTAGAAGATGCTGACATTGACTTAGCTGCTGAGAGAATAGCTCTAGGTATCTACAGCTACGCGGGGCAGAGATGCGACGCCGTGAAGCTGATACTAGCTGAAGAAAGCGTTTACGGCGAGTTAAAGAAGAGAGTCGCGGCTAATTTAGCTAAGGTCGTTGTAGGAGACCCGAGAGATGAGAAGACAGTAATGGGTCCCTTGATAGAGCCTAAAGCTGTTGAAGAAATGCTTGAAGCTGTTAAGGAAGCAGTTGAGAGAGGCGGTAAGGTAGTGTATGGTGGCAGGAGGTTGGGACTGACTTACGTAGAGCCTACTCTAGTAGAATTCCACGACAAAGACACTCTGAAAGAGCTTCGACTATTTAAAGAAGAAATATTCGCGCCAGTAGCTCTGATTACTAGTTTTAAAGAACTTGATGAAGCAATAAGGATAGCTAATTCTAGAAGATACGGTCTTGACGCTGCAGTCTTCAGCTACAACATCGACAAGATCAGGAAGCTAATAAGATTCCTAGAGTTCGGAGCCATATACGTCAACGACATGCCTAGACACGGAGTAGGGTATTACCCATTCGGAGGACTAAAAGAGTCAGGTCTTGGGAGAGAAGGAATAGGCTACTCAGTAGAGTACGTAACCACGTACAAGACTATAATATACAATTACAGAGGGAGAGGAGTCTGGAGATACGTTACCTGA
- a CDS encoding ferredoxin has protein sequence MIYLVKFRVIVDRTTCIACGAAPAACPEVFVLGSDNGKNRVVDEYNVKTDEDTSIGEIPEELYECAKSGADVCPVGAIKIEEMK, from the coding sequence GTGATATATTTGGTTAAGTTTCGTGTTATAGTTGATAGAACAACGTGCATAGCGTGTGGGGCAGCACCTGCTGCGTGTCCTGAGGTATTTGTCCTAGGCTCTGATAACGGGAAGAACCGAGTAGTAGATGAGTACAACGTAAAAACAGACGAAGACACGTCAATTGGTGAGATTCCTGAGGAGCTATATGAGTGCGCTAAGTCTGGTGCCGACGTATGTCCGGTTGGTGCTATCAAGATAGAGGAGATGAAGTGA